The Myxococcota bacterium region TTCAAGGGTCACTCGTTCCACACCAGCCGCTGGGACTACGGCTACACGGGCGGTGACTCGAACGGGAATCTCTCCGGCCTGCGCGACAAGCGGGTCGGCATCATCGGCACGGGCGCCACCGCGGTGCAGTGCGTGCCGCACTTGGGCGAGGCCGCCAAGCACCTGTACGTGTTCCAGCGCACGCCGTCGTCCATCGACGTGCGCGCCAACCGTGACACCGACCCCGGCTGGGCGCAGTCACTGCGGCCCGGCTGGCACAAGCACCGGATGGACAACTTCAACATCCTGGTCTCGGGCGGCTTCCAGGAGGAAGACCTGGTGATGGACGGCTGGACCGACATCATCCGCAAGCTCCTGATCATGGTGCAGCAGGACCAGGGCGCCGCGGCCGACGTGGGCAAGACCATGGAGCTGGCCGACTTCGAGAAGATGAACCAGATCCGAGCGCGCGTGGACACGATCGTGAAGGACCCGAAGACCGCGGAGGCGCTGAAGCCGTGGTACCGGCAGTTCTGCAAACGGCCGTGCTTCCACGACGAGTATCTCCAGACCTTCAACCGCCCGAACGTGACTCTGGTCGACACCAAGGGCAGGGGCGTCGAGCGCCTGACCGAGCGCGGCGTGTGGGTCGAGGGCGTGGAGTATCCCGTCGACTGTCTGATCTTCGCCACCGGCTTCGAGGTCGGCACCGACTACACGCGGCGCGCGGGCTACGACATGTTCGGGCGTGGCGGTCTCTCGATCTCGCACAAGTGGTCGACGGGCCTGCGCACGCTGCACGGCATGCACAGCCGCGGGTTCCCGAACCTGTACATCATGGGGCCGCAGCAGAGCGCGTTCACCGTGAATTACCCGCACATGCTCGACGAGCAGGGCAAGCACATCGCGTACATCGTCCGGCACGCGCTCGACCGCGGCATCAAGACGCTCGAGGCCAGCGAGGAGGCCGAGGCGCAGTGGGTGAACACGATCATCGCGTTCTCGCGCATGGGCCGGGACTTCCTCGAGGCCTGCACGCCCGGCTACTACAACAACGAGGGCAAGCTCAGCGACCTGTCGGCGCAGAACGGCTTCTTCGGCGGCGGCTCCATCCTGTTCTTCAACATGCTGAAGGACTGGCGCGACAAGGGTGACCTGGCGGGGCTCGAGGTGACTTAGCCGGGGCTCTCAGGCCATCGCGCGCGTGTAAGTCGCGAGATCGAAGTAGTCGCGCCAGCGCTTGATCTTGCCGGCTTCGAGCTCGAACACGCCCACGCAGGGCAGGTCCACCGACTTGCCGCCGGCGCGGATGCGATCGACGCGCTCGGCGATCACCACGTTCCCGGCCGAGACCAGGGCCAGGACGTCGAACTTCGCCTCGCTCCAGGTGCCGATGAAGCCGCGGATGAGCTGTTCGACCGCTGCGCGGCCCGCGACCGGCGCCAGCGGCATGTTGTGGTAGACGCCGTCGGCGGCGAAGTAGCCGATCAGCTCGGACGCATCGAGGCGCGACCAGGCAGCGAGGAAATCGCGGATCACTCTCTCGTTGGCGTCCATGCTGCGCATGCTACCACGGGCGGGTTGAAGCCCCTTGCGCCCGCGCGGTAGGCTCGCCGGGTGCCGGAGAAGTACGTCCAGGTCGACGGGATCGCGACCTTCCTGAGACATACGGGCGCCACCACGCTGCCCGAGGCGCCGCCGGACCTCTCGCGGGGCGACACGATCGTGTGTCTGCACGGCGCGGGCGGGAACAGCGGGCTGTTCAGCGACGTGCTGGAGCGGCTGGCCAAGGAGCACAGCCCGATCGCGCTCGACTTCCCCGGCCACGCGCGCTCGGGCGGCCTCGACTCGCTCGGCTCGGTGGCGCGCATCAGCGCGCACCTGCGCGGGCTGCTCGCGGCGCTGCGCGTGCCGCGCTGCGTGCTGCTCGGCGGGTCGATGGGCGGCATGGTCGCGCTCGAGACGGCGCTGGCTGCGCCGCAGCTCGTGCGCGCGCTCGTGCTCGTGGCGAGCGGCGCGCGCGTGCCGGTGACTCCCGAGTATCTCGAGCGCTGGCGGCTGATCAGCGAGGGCAAGGCGCGGCGCGAGTTCGACCGGCGCGACTATCCGGCGTCGGCCACGCCCGACGTCATGCGGCGGGGCTTCATGGAGGACATCAAGACCGACCCCCGCGTCGTGTATCAGAACGCGCAGGCGGTGCGCGATTTCGACCGCGAGGCGGACCTGGGCCGGGTCGCGTGTCCGACCCTGGTCGTGGTGGGCGACGAGGACGCGGAATCGGCCGGGCCGTCCGAGATCCTGGCCGCGCGCATTCCCGGCGCGCGCAAGGTCGTCCTGCCCAAGGTCGGGCACCGGGTCGCGCTGGTGGCGCCCGAAGCGCTGTCCGAGGCGGTGCTCGAGTTCCTGCGCGGGCTCCCGCGATGAGTCTCTCGGGCAGGATCGCGCTGGCCGGCGCGTACGAGCACCCGACCCGCTGGGCGCCCGACAAGACCGAGTTCCAGATCATGGCCGAGTCGGCCAAGGGCGCGCTCGAAGACTGCGGGCTCGAGCTGCGCGACGTCGACGGACTGTTCGCGGCCAGCATGTCGATGGGCGCCATGGGCATCGTGTCGCTCGCCGAGTATCTCGACCTGAAGCCGCGACACCTCGACGGGACCAACATCGGCGGCTCGTCGTTCGTGGCCCACGTGAGTCACGCGGCCGCGGCGATCCATGCCGGGCTGTGCGAGGTGGCGCTCGTGCTCTACGGCAGCACGGCGGCGTCGAACGCGCTGGCGATCGGCACCGGCATGGGCGGCGGCCGCGACGCCGCGGCCTCGTTCGTCTCGCCCTACGGCATGACCACGGTCGGCAGCTACGCGCTGGTCGCGCAGCGCCACATGCACACCTACGGCACGACTTCGGAGCAGCTCGCGGAGATCGCAGTCACCATGCGCCGCCACGCCGGGCTGAACCCCGCGGCCAAGATGCGCAAGCCGATCAGCGTGGCCGACGTGCTCGAGAGCCGCATGATCTCGCGCCCGCTGCACCTGCTCGACTGCTGCATCATCTCCGACGGCGGCGGCGCGCTGGTCGTGACCAGCGCCGAGCGCGCGCGCGACCTGAAGCAGCGCCCGGTGCTGCTGCTCGGCTGCGGCGAGGCGGTGTGTCACCAGGAGGTCGGCTCCCCCGACCTCCTGTCGATCGCCGCGAAACAGTCCGGCGCGCAGGCCTTTCGCATGGCGGGCGTGAGTCACGACGACGTCGACCTGTGCACGATCTACGACTCGTTCACGATCACCGTGCTGGTCACGCTCGAGAACCTGGGCTTCTGCAAGCCGGGCGAGGGCGGGGCGTTCGTGTCGGGCGGACGCATCGGCCTGGGCGGCGCGCTGCCGCTGAACCCCGACGGCGGCGGTCTGTCGTCGAACCACCCGGGCATGCGCGGGATCTTCCTGGTGATCGAAGCCGTGAAGCAGCTGCGCGGCGAGTGCGGCGAGCGGCAGGTCGCCGACGCGCGCCTCGCGCTGGCGCACGGCACCGGCGGCACGCTGGGCGTCGCGCACTCGGGCGCGACCCTGGTCCTGGCGAGGGCGTGATGGCGAAGGAGCTCGAGTACCCGCGACCCGTGGCCGACTGGGAGACGCGCGGCTTCTGGGAGGGCGCCGGCCGGCACGAGCTGGTGTTGCAGCGCTGCCGCGTGTGCCGGGCCGTGCAGCACCGGCCGCGCGCGCAGTGCGCGAAGTGTCTCGGCGCGATCGAGCACTTCGTCGCCTCGGGCCGCGGAACGGTGTACACCTTCACCGTGACCGAGCAGAACCAGGTCCCGCCGTTCCGCGACGCCGTGCCTTACGTGCTGGCCTACGTGCAGCTCGAGGAGGGCCCGCGGCTCATGACTCACGTGGTCGGCTGCGCGCCCGACGAGGTGCGCATCGGCATGCCGGTGCGCGCGGAGTTCCGCACGGCCAACGACTCGCTCGGCGTCCCCGTGTTCCGCCCGGCATGATCCTCGACCTGCACAACCACTCGATCCGGTCCGACGACGGGCGGGCCCGGGTCGAGAACTACTGCCAGTGGATCCGCAAGCGCGAGCTGCCGCTCGACGGCTTCGTGCTCACCGAGCACCGCCAGTTCGACTCGGTCTCCGACTACGGCGCGCTGGCGCGCGAGTTCGGGCTCGAGATCCTGAAGGCGAGCGAGGTCGAGACCGACTACGGCCACGTGCTGGTGTTCGGCGTGAACGACGACATGCAGCGCGCGTTCGACTTCGGGCGCATCGACCTCTCGCTCGGGCTCGTGCTGCGCGAGGTCGAGCGCTGCGGCGGCGTGGCGGTGCCGTGTCACCCGGGGCGCATCCGCGTGGGCATGTGCGCGCACTACGAGGCGCGCGGGCCGGTCGCCGGCGTGCGCATCATCGAGACGCGCAACGGCGGCAGCCGGGCCAGCGAGGACGAGCGCGCCCAGGAGCTCGCCGACCGCCACGGCTACCGGGGCGTGGGCGGCAGCGACGCCCACATCGTGAGTCATATCGGGCGCTGCGCGACCCGGTTCCCCGCGCCGGTGCGCGGCGTGGGAGAATTGGTCGAGGCGCTGCGCGCCGGGGAGTTCGAAGCAGTCTCGTGGAAATCGACGTTGAAGCCCTGAAGCGGGATTGGGCCGGGTCGACCTTCGACACGGTCGAGTTCGAGATCAAGACCGAAGACGTGCTCGACTTCGCGCGCTCGTGCGGCGAGGTCGCGCCGCAGTTCGTGGACCCGGAGCACCCGGAGTTCCGCGCGGTGCCCACCTTCACTTCGCGCTACGTGGGCCGGCGCGTGCTGCCCGACAACTTCCCGCGCTTCTCGAGCGGCTTCGGCTTCGACGCGGGCAAGTGCGTGCAGGCGCTCGCTCCGCTGCGGCCCGGCGACAAGATCGTCGCCAAGAGCTGCATCCACGACATCTACACCAAGACCGGCCGCTCCGGAACGATGCTGTTCATCGTGCACCGCATGGAGTTCACCAACCAGCGCGGCGAGCACGTGTCGACCGTGGACTGGCGCATGGTGCAGCGGGCGGGGGCGTGAGATGAGCCGCACGAGTCACTCCCAGGTCGAATTCGGCGAGGAGCTGCCGCCGCTCGAGCCCGACGTGTCGCTCGAGAACGTGAAGCGCTTCGTGCGCGCCGCGGGCATGAGCTTCGAGCGCTTCACCGACCACGAGGCGGCCAAGCGCGAGGGGCTGCCCGGGGCGATCGTGCCCGGGATCATGAGTCAGGGCATCCTGGCGGCGCTGATCCACCGCTGGGCGCCGGGCGCGCGCATCCTGCGCATCGACACGGTGTTCCGCGCGCCGGTGCTGGTCGGCTCGCGCCCGCGCGCCACCGGCGTGATCACCGAAAAAGACGACGCGCGCGGTACGGTGGAGATCGACCTCACGATCCAGAACGAGGCGCACGAGTCACCCGTGGTCGGCACGGCGACGGTCGCGCTGTGAGCGGCGGTCTGGTCGAGGGCAAGGTCGCGCTGGTGACCGGCGCGGGGAAGGGCATCGGCCGCGCCTGCGCGCTGGCGTTCGCGCGCGAGGGCGCGCAGGTCCTGGTCTCGGACCAGGACGCCGCGGGCTGCGAGTCGGTGGCGAAGGAGATCGCGGCCGCGGGCGGCGTCGCCCGTTCCAAGCGGGCCGACGTGACTCGCGAGGACGACGTGGCGGCGCTGGTCGCGGACTGCCTGTCGGCCTTCGGCCGGCTCGACTGCGCGCACAACAACGCGGGCGGGCCCGTGGGCGGCGGCCCGGTCCACACGCTCTCGCTCGCGCACTGGCACGCCACGCTCGAGCTCAACCTGTCGAGCGTCTTCTACTGTCTCAAGCACGAGATCCCGGTCATGCAACGCCAGGGCGCGGGCTCGATCGTGAACACCGCCTCGGGCGCGGGGCTCATCGCCGTGCCCCAGCTCGGTCACTACGCGGCCGCCAAGCACGGCGTGCTCGGGCTCACCAAGGCCGCGGCGCTCGAGAACGCGAGGACCGGCGTGCGCATCAACGCGGTGTGTCCGGGCACGATCGACACGCCCACGCTGCGCGCGGCCATGCAGCTCCAGCCCAAGATGGGCGAGCGCTGGCTGGCGAGTCAGCCCGGCGGCCGCTTCGGCACGCCGGAGGAGATCGCCGAGGCCGTCGTCTGGCTCAGCTCCGACCGCGCGTCGTTCGTGACGGGTGAGTCGTTTGTGGTCGACGGCGGCGCCGTCATGCGGTAAGCCGAGCTCGGGGGTCAACCGCCGAAACGCGTTCTCCGAACTGGAACGCATGTCTCACCGGTTCACGCCGCTCATCCTGTCCCTGTCGCCGCCCGAGAGCTATGCGCCGCTGGCGCGCATCACGTTGTCGCGCGCGGGTTACTCGATCGTCTCCGCGGACCGCTGGGCGGAGATGTCGCAGAGCGTCGCCACGGTGCCACACCTGGCGATCGCGGACCTCGAGTGCGGCGGCATCGGCGTTCCGCCTTCCACGCCCTGGATCGCGCTCGCGCCGCGCGGCGCGCCGCACCCGACGCGCGTGCCCGTGGTGGGCCTGGTCGAGCGGCCCGCGCAGTTCCACGCGCTGTACCGGGTGCTGCAGCTCGCGCTCGAGCCCACGCCGCGCGCCAGCGCGCGCGTGCCCACCAGCCTCGCCGCCCACTGCCGCGGAGAGACCGGGAACTGGGATGCGCGCGTCGTGTCACTCTCGCGCGACGGCTGCCTCCTGTGGCGCGACGAGAACACGCCCGAGGGCGAGCTCGTGAACCTGGACTTCGAGCTGCCGAACTGGGGCCGGGTGCAGGTCGCCGGGCAGACCGTCTACCGGCGCGCGACCGAGACCGCGCTGGCGTTCCGCGACGTGTCGGCGCCGCACGGCCGCTCGATCCAGCGCTTCGTCGAGGAAAAGCTACTCACCACCAGCTGAGCTGCGCAGCGCCGCGATCTCTTCCGGCGCGAAGCCCCAGTCGCGCAGCGCTTCCTCGGTGTGCTCGCCCACGCGCGCGGGCGGGCGCTGAACCCCCGAGTCGGTGCGGCTGAAGCGCGGCGCCGGGCGCGGCTGAGTCACGCCCGCCACGTCCACGAACAGCCCGCGCGCCACGTTGTGCGGATGACTGCGCGCCTCGGACATCGACAGCACGGGCGCGAAGCAGGCGTCGCTGCCCTCGAGCAGCTTGCACCACTCCTCGCGCGTGCGGGTCTTGAACAGGCGCGCGAACGCGGCCTTGGCCTCGGGCCAGCGCGCGCGGTCGAGCTGCGCCGGGAGTGACTCGCCGTCGATGCCCGCGCGCTTCAAGAGCTCCGCGTAGAACTGCGGCTCGATCGCGCCGATCGCCACGTACTGGCCGTCGGCGGTCTCGTAGGCGTCGTAGAAGTGCGAGCCGGTGTCGAGCAGGTTGGTGCCGCGCTCCTCGCTCCAGAAGCCCGACTGCTGCGCGCCGTGGAACACGGTCATGAGCGCGGCGGCGCCGTCGACCATGGCCGCGTCGACCACCTGGCCCTTGCCCGAGCGCTGCCGCTCCAAGAGCGCGCAGGTCACTCCGAACGCCAGCAACAGGCCGCCGCCGCCGAAGTCACCCACCAGGTTCAGCGGCGGCGTGGGCGGCGCGCCGCGGCGCCCGATCGGGCCGAGCGCGCCCGCGAGCGCGATGTAGTTGATGTCGTGACCGGCGGCCTGGGACAGCGGCCCGCTCTGGCCGAAGCCGGTCATGCGCCCGTACACGAGCCTCGGGTTCCTCGCGAGACACACGTCGGGCCCGAGCCCGAGTCTCTCCATGACTCCCGGCCGGAAGCCCTCGAGCAGCGCGTCCGCCCGCTCCACCAGGCGCAACACCGCGGCCACGCCCGCGGGCCGCTTCAGGTCGAGCGCGATGCAGCGCCGGCCGCGCGAGAGCAGGTCGAAGCGCGCATCGCCCGGCGGAGCCTTGGGCGGGCGCTCGACGCGCAGCACCTCGGCGCCCATGTCCGCCAGCACCATCGCGCAGTACGGCCCGGGGCCGATGCCCGCGATCTCCACGATCCGCAATCCCGCCAGAGGTCCCATGTGCGCGATGCTACGGACGCGCGTGGCACAATGGCAACAGTGCGTGGGTAGGGTGCCCACGCGATCAAAAGTGGAGCCAACCACATATGCCCATGCCCACCGGAATCGGGGTCATCGACCTCATGCTGGCGATCCCGACCGAAGACACCAGCCGCTGGTACGAGTTCATGAAGCCGCTCTTGCGCGATCGCGAGAGCCGAGAGCAGTTCAAGATGCCGGCGGAGTACATGTTCAAGGGCATCCCCGGCTTCACGCCGGGCACCGACTTCCTGAAGTTCGTGGTCGGCGAGATGGACAAGTACGGCATCGCGCGCGCCATGATCTCGGTCGACGAGGGCGGTGAGTCGTCGATCCGTGCGCTCAAGGAGTATCCCGAGCGCTTCTTCGCCAGCTACGAGGTGAACCCGAACAACGGCATGGACGAGGTGCGCAAGATCGTCGCGTTGCACCAGCGCTTCGGTCTGAAGGCGCTCACGGCGTTCCCGTCGGGCCTGTGCCCGCAAGTGCCGATCGACGACAAGCGCTTCTACCCCATCTACGCCAAGGCGGTCGAGCTCGATCTGCCCATCTGCGTCTGCAGCGGCGTTCCAGGCCCGCGCCTGCCAATGGCGCCACAGCACGTCGAACGCATCGACGAGGTGTGCTGGTTCTTCCCCGAGCTGAAGTTCGTCATGCGCCACGGCGCCGAGCCGTGGACCGCGCTGGCGGTGAAGCTCATGCTCAAGTGGCCCAACCTGTACTACTCGACCTCGGCCTTCGCGCCCAAACACTACCCGAAGGACATCGTCGACTTCGCCAACACGCGCGGAGCCGACAAGGTCATGTACGCGGGCTACTTCCCCATGGGCCTGTCACTCGAGCGCATCTTCGCCGAGCTGCCCAACGTGCCCTTCCGCGAGCACGTGTGGCCGAAGTTCCTGCGCGACAACGCGGTCCGGGTGTTCAAGCTCTAGAACGAACGTACGCAAGAGCCCCATCGCTCGTTCCGATAGAAAAGGGCGGCGGGCCTGCCGCTTGCGGAAGGGCTTTGACCCCACTCTGGCGCAGATTCACTTCCGAGGACGGCGGCGGAGAGTTCCCCGACCTGCAGCGCTCGCTCGCGCGCGGCCTGGGAATCGTCGTGCTCTTGTACTCGGGCTTCCTCCTGCCGCTGTCCTTCGTGCTGGCATTGCACTGGGGCATGTCACTGGCCAGCGCGGCCGCGCTGCAGATCGCGGGTCAGGCGGCGGTGCTCGGCTGTCTGGCCGTGTGCCGCACCGACACCGGACGGTGTCGGGCCGAAGAGCTCCTGTTCGCGCTGCTGGCGGTGGGCGGTACGGTGCTGATCCTGGGCGACGCGGGTCCCGCGCACGGCGCGCTGCGCTGGGTCGCGCTGCTCTCGCCGGTCGGGGCGGCCTGCTGCGCGCCGTGGCGCGCGCCCTTCGCGCTCGCGCTGGGCTTCGCGCTGGCCGCGGTGGAGGCCTGGGCCACGGGCTTCGCGCCCGCGGGCGTGGTGACCTCGCTCGCGGCCGGCGTGGCGGGCGCGGCGGCGGCGCTGGTGCAGCGCCGCACGTTCTCCGCCTTCACCACCGCGCGCACCGCGGCCGACGCCGCCCGCAACGCGGCCATGGCGGCGGACCGCGCCAAGTCGCAGTTCCTGGCCAACATGAGTCACGAGATCCGCACGCCGCTCACCGCGATCCTCGGCTTCACCGACGAGCTGATCGACGAGGCGCAGCGCACGGGTCATGCGCTCGGCCCCGACCCCGCGCTGCTCACCGTGAAGCGCAACGGGCATCACCTGCTGGCGATCGTGAACGACATCCTCGACCTCGCGCGCATCGAGGCGGGCAAGCTCACGATCGAGACACAGCCCTGTCCGCCGCTGCGCGTGGTGGGCGACGTGGTGGCGCTCCTGCGCCCGCGTGCGGTCGACAAGCAGCTGCGGCTGGACGTGCGGCTGCGCGGGCCCGTGCCCGAGACGATCCAGACCGACGCCACGCGCCTGCACCAGGTGCTGGTGAACCTGGTCGGCAACGCCATCAAGTTCACCGAGCACGGCGGAGTCACCCTGCGCCTCGAGCACCTGGCCGCGGGGCCCGAACGCGCACAGTCACAACTCGCGATCGACGTGATCGACACCGGCATCGGGCTGGGCGCCGAAGACCACGCGCGCATCTTCGAGGCCTTCGCCCAGGGCGACGCCTCGCTCACGCGCCGCCATGGCGGCACGGGCCTGGGACTCACGATCTCGCGCGCGCTCGCGCGCGTGCTCGGCGGCGACATCACCGTGGAGAGCGCGAGCGCGGGCAGCGTGTTCCGCGCCACGGTCGCGACCGGCGCGCTGGACGGCGTGCGCATGATCGACGCGCTCCAGCAGGATTCGCTGCGCCCGACCACGCCCGCGACCGCGCGGCCGGCGTTCCGCGAGCAGCGGCCGCTCACCGGCCGCGTGCTCCTGGCCGAGGACGGGCCCGACAACCAGGCGCTGATCTCCAGCGTGCTGCGCCGCGCCGGCCTCGACGTCGACCTCGCGAACGACGGCGAGATCGCCTGCGAGAAGACCTACGCCGCGCGCGACGCCGGCGAGCCCTACGCGCTGATCGTCATGGACATGCAGATGCCCATGATGACCGGCTACGAGGCCACCGCGGCCCTGCGCCGCGAGGGACTGACCACGCCCATCCTGGCGCTGACGGCCCAGGCCATGACCGGTGACCGCGACAAGTGTCTCGCGGCCGGCTGCGACGAGTATCTCTCGAAGCCGATCGACCGAGGCCGCCTGTTGCAGCTCGTGCGCGAGCTGCTCGAGAAGGCGGGTCAGGAGCCCGGCGCATGAACGAACGGCTGCGGCGCGGGCTGCGGCACGTTCAGGCATCGGAGCTGCCGGGACTGCCGCGGGCGATCCAGCTCGGCACGCGCGTGCTGGGCATCGCGCTGGGCATCATGGGCCCGGTCGTGTGCTTCCTGCACGCCGGGCTCGACGACTGGCAGCTCGACCGCGTGCTTTACATGCAGCTCGTGGCGCAGCCGCTGTTCTGGGGCAGCATCGGACTCACCTTCACGCGCTTCGGCAAACGCCAGCCGGAGCTCGTGCTGTATCTCCTGTCCACCGTCACGAACGCGTACATCGGGCTGGCGGGCTGGCAGTCCCCGACGGGTCAGAACCCGTACGCGGTGCTGGCGTTCTTCGCGCCGATCACGCTGGCGGCGTTCGCGCCCTGGCGGCCCACTCTGTCACTCGCCATGGGTGTCTCCACCTCGGCGATCTATCTGGCCGGCCGCCTGCTGCTGCCGCCCGGCGCGCTCCTGCCGGCGCCGGTGGTGCTCTCGATCTCGTTCGCGTGCGCGATCCTGGGCGCGGCCGCGGGCCAGATCCAGCGGCTCATCCTCGCGAGCCTGCACCGCGCGCGCCAGGCCGCCGAGTCGGCGCGGCGCGACGCCCAGGCCGCGACTCAGGCCAAGTCGGAGTTTCTGGCCATGATGAGTCACGAGATCCGCACGCCCATGACCGCCATCCTGGGCTTCGCCGACGAGCTCTTGGCCGACGCCGAGAGCGCGCAGCCGGAGCGCCCGGGCGGAGCCGCGCTGCGCACCATCAAGCGCAACGGCGAGCACCTGCTGCGCATCCTGGACGACGTGCTCGACGCCGCGAAGATCGAGTCGGGCAAGCTCCAGCTCGAGATCCGCGCCTGTTCGCCGACCGAGCTCGCCGACGACGTGGTCGAGCTCTTGCGTCAGCGCGCGGAGTCGAAGGGGCTGCGCCTCGTGGTCGAGCCGCAGGCGAACGCGCCGCAGGCGATCTCCACCGACCCCACGCGCGCGCGCCAGATCCTGGTGAACCTGGTGGGCAACGCGATCAAGTTCACCGAGCAGGGCGAGGTGCGCGTGCGCGTGTCCGGCGAGGGCGAGCGCGCGGTGTTCGAGGTGGTCGACAGCGGCATCGGCATCTCGCCCGAGCAGCAGGCCAAGCTGTTCGAGCCATTCACTCAGGCCGACAGCTCGCTCGGCCGCCGCTTCGGCGGCACGGGGCTCGGACTCTCGATCTCGCGCAAGCTCGCGCGCGTGCTGGGCGGCAGCGTGACCGTGGAGAGCGCGTTGGGCCGGGGCAGCACCTTCCGCGCCACGCTCGGCGCGGCGCTGAAGGGCGCGGCCGGCGCCACGCCTGCGCCGGCCGAGACGGCCACGCCTCACCTGCACGGCCGTGTGTTGCTCGCGGAGGACGGCCCCGACAACCGCGCGCTGCTCGAGCGCGTGCTGCGCCGCGCCGGCCTGCACGTGGAGCTGGCCGACAACGGCCGCGAGGCCCACGCCAAGGCCATGAGCGCCACGCTCTCGGGCACGCCCTTCGACGTGGTGCTGCTCGACGTCGAGATGCCCGAGATGTCGGGCAACGAGGCCGCGAGCGCGCTGCGCGCCGACGGCTACGACGGCCCGATCGTGGCACTGACGGCGCACACCGGCGCCGCCGAGCGCGAGGCGTGTCTCTCCGCGGGCTGCGACGACGTGGCGGGCAAGCCGATCGACCGGGCGCTGCTGCTCGCGGCGCTGGGTCGCTTCCTGGAGAAGCCCTACAAGCCGAAGGCCTGAGACGGTCGGCGCGGCTGCGCGTATCATGGCGCGATGCAGCGCTTCGCGGGGAAGGTCGTCGTGATCACGGGCGCCGCGTCCGGCATCGGGCGCGCGAGCGCCGAACGCATCGCCGCCGAGGGCGGGACGCTGTTTCTGCTGGACGTGCAGGCGCAGGGCCTCGAGGAGACGCGCAAGCGCTGCGAGCAGCTCGGCGCCGAAGTCGACACGCGCATCTGCGACGTGTCCGACGCCGCGGCGGCGCGCGCCGCGATCGACGCGGCGGTGGCGCGCTTCGGCCGCATCGACTCACTCTGCAACATCGCCGGCATCCTGCACTTCGACCACACGCACGAGCTCGCGCTCGAGACCTGGCGGCGCATCCTGGCCGTGAACCTCGACGGCACCTTCTTCATGTGCCAGGCGGCGCTGCCGCACCTGCTCGCGTCGCGCGGCAACGTGGTCAACATGTCGTCGACGGCGGCGCTGGCGGGTCACCCCTGGACCGCGGCGTACTCCGCCTCGAAGGGCGGGATCCTCGCACTGACCTACACGCTCGCGATCGAATACTGCGCAAAGGGGCTGCGCGCGAACGCGGTGTGTCCCGGCTCGGTCACCACGCCGATCCACGCCGTGTTCAAGCTGCCCGAGGGCGCCGACCGCAACCTGCTCTACCGGATCATGCCGCCGGACAAGGTGTTCCGAGGCCCCGAAGCGGCCGCGGCGGCAGTCGCGTTCCTGGCATCCGAAGACGCCGCCCACGTGAATGGCGAGCAAATCCGCGTAGATGGCGGCACGCTGTCCTGATTGATCTTCGCTCGCCTGCGGCTCGCTGCGCGCGCCTTCCGGCGCTTTCGGGCTCGGCTCAGGGCGGCCTTCGCCTCGCCGCCCCGGGGATTTAGAACAGGTTTCAATTCGCGCGAGGGCGTGGCATGATCGGGGCATGCAGCTCGAACGGCGCGTCTTTCCGTTCCCGATCCCCAATGGCTGGTTCGCGGTCGCGTACTCCGATGAGCTCGTGCCCGGGCAGGTCGCGCAGCTTCGCTACTTCGGCGAGGACCTGCTCGCGTTCCGCGGCGGAAGCGGCGCGGTCAAGGTGCTCGAAGCGTACTGCCCGCACCTGGGCGCGAACATCGCGCGCGGCGGCGTGGTCGAGGGTGACACCATTCG contains the following coding sequences:
- a CDS encoding ATP-binding protein, producing MNERLRRGLRHVQASELPGLPRAIQLGTRVLGIALGIMGPVVCFLHAGLDDWQLDRVLYMQLVAQPLFWGSIGLTFTRFGKRQPELVLYLLSTVTNAYIGLAGWQSPTGQNPYAVLAFFAPITLAAFAPWRPTLSLAMGVSTSAIYLAGRLLLPPGALLPAPVVLSISFACAILGAAAGQIQRLILASLHRARQAAESARRDAQAATQAKSEFLAMMSHEIRTPMTAILGFADELLADAESAQPERPGGAALRTIKRNGEHLLRILDDVLDAAKIESGKLQLEIRACSPTELADDVVELLRQRAESKGLRLVVEPQANAPQAISTDPTRARQILVNLVGNAIKFTEQGEVRVRVSGEGERAVFEVVDSGIGISPEQQAKLFEPFTQADSSLGRRFGGTGLGLSISRKLARVLGGSVTVESALGRGSTFRATLGAALKGAAGATPAPAETATPHLHGRVLLAEDGPDNRALLERVLRRAGLHVELADNGREAHAKAMSATLSGTPFDVVLLDVEMPEMSGNEAASALRADGYDGPIVALTAHTGAAEREACLSAGCDDVAGKPIDRALLLAALGRFLEKPYKPKA
- a CDS encoding SDR family oxidoreductase; amino-acid sequence: MQRFAGKVVVITGAASGIGRASAERIAAEGGTLFLLDVQAQGLEETRKRCEQLGAEVDTRICDVSDAAAARAAIDAAVARFGRIDSLCNIAGILHFDHTHELALETWRRILAVNLDGTFFMCQAALPHLLASRGNVVNMSSTAALAGHPWTAAYSASKGGILALTYTLAIEYCAKGLRANAVCPGSVTTPIHAVFKLPEGADRNLLYRIMPPDKVFRGPEAAAAAVAFLASEDAAHVNGEQIRVDGGTLS